A single region of the Hippoglossus hippoglossus isolate fHipHip1 chromosome 17, fHipHip1.pri, whole genome shotgun sequence genome encodes:
- the abhd3 gene encoding phospholipase ABHD3 codes for MISLDFNFNILTRDLSHYLENQVRVGLLGTGVGLSLVLGFSAAYTCYYLISVAKKPQLISGGKKFYQFLKEQCPVVSETYYPTFWCWESRIQTLLRPFVTAKPGVVYRNELIQAADGGQISLDWFDNDDSLTHPDPATRPTVLLLPGLTGTSRESYILHMVQQSRDLGYRCVVFNNRGVSGETLLTPRTYCAANTEDLETVIEHIQRSNEDAPIMAAGVSMGGMMLANYLGRKGRETCLKGVVVFSAGWDVFECTASLEKPLDRFLFNSYLTSCLQASVHRHRPVLENCYDIDHVMKAKTIREFDERFTSIMFGYPTNDDYYHDASPVHRLKSVQVPMLCLNAADDVFSPSHAIPVEAVKQNPNLALLITCHGGHIGFLEGLWPRQSTYMDRVFKQFAKAVIEQGGRLKDLS; via the exons ATGATCTCGCTGGACTTCAACTTCAACATCTTGACCCGGGACCTGTCGCATTATCTGGAGAACCAAGTGAGAGTGGGGCTGCTCGGCACGGGAGTGGGACTGTCCCTGGTGCTGGGCTTCAGCGCAGCGTACACCTGCTACTACCTGATCTCAGTAGCGAAG AAGCCACAACTCATCTCGGGGGGTAAGAAGTTCTACCAGTTCCTGAAGGAACAATGTCCGGTGGTGTCGGAGACCTACTACCCCACCTTTTGGTGCTGGGAGAGCCGCATCCAGACTCTGCTCAGACCCTTCGTCACAGccaaacctggggttgtttaCAGAAA TGAGCTTATTCAGGCAGCAGATGGAGGACAGATCTCTTTGGATTGGTTTGATAACGATGACAGCCTCACTCATCCCGACCCTGCAACCAGGCCCACGGTGCTCCTTCTCCCCGGTCTGACCGGCACCAGCCGCGAGTCCTACATTCTGCACATGGTCCAGCAGAGCCGGGATCTGGGCTATAG gtGTGTGGTATTCAACAACAGAGGGGTTTCTGGAGAAACGCTACTG ACCCCAAGGACGTACTGTGCAGCCAACACAGAGGATCTGGAGACTGTCATCGAGCACATCCAGAGGTCCAATGAAGATGCTCCTATCATGGCTGCTGGCGTGTCCATGGGCGG GATGATGCTGGCCAATTATCTCGGGCGAAAGGGCCGGGAAACCTGCCTGAAAGGTGTCGTAGTCTTCTCAGCAGGCTGGGACGTATTTGAGTGCACCGCTTCCCTGGAAAAACCCCTTGACCGTTTCCTCTTCAACTCCTACCTCACCAGCTGCCTACAAGCCTCCGTGCACAG ACACAGACCAGTGCTCGAAAATTGTTACGACATCGATCATGTCATGAAG GCAAAGACCATCCGGGAGTTCGACGAGCGGTTCACCTCCATAATGTTCGGTTACCCTACCAATGACGACTACTACCACGATGCCAGTCCTGTCCACAGGCTGAAATCTGTGCAGGTGCCAATGCTGTGTCTGAACGCTGCTGATGATGTCTTCTCTCCGTCTCATG CCATTCCAGTGGAGGCAGTGAAGCAGAATCCCAACCTGGCCCTACTCATTACCTGTCATGGCGGCCATATTGGCTTCCTGGAGGGCCTGTGGCCTCGACAGAGCACTTACATGGACCGGGTCTTCAAGCAGTTTGCCAAGGCAGTCATCGAACAAGGCGGCCGGCTCAAAGACCTCTCCTGA